From Puniceicoccales bacterium:
TCAAATATGAGGCCTTATTTAATAGTGTTGGCAATACAACATTTCTTTTTGTCACTGCAATATATATTTGCACGCATAAATTCATTGCTCAGCCTAAATTTAAAAAAGATTCAATAGAATTTTATTCAAAAACCGGACCCGATGGTAAATATCCCTGTTTTAATGCTAGCCTTGCATATAAAATGTTATTCAAAATGGACTATAATTATGGCGATAAATTAGATTTTTTTAAAAAGCATAATGATGCCAATAGGAATAGTGTAGCATCGGCATTCTATTTTGGGCTGCAAATGGTGAATGCGATTGAACAGCGCAACCTAAGTATAGAAAAGACAATTGCGATATTAAATAGTATTGCTGCAAGAACATCCGCAACTGATATTAATAAATCCGATGTTATGGCAAAGCTGGTTAGTGATTTCATTAATCTGGCTAACAACTAATAGCATTAAAGATCAACGCTAAATTGGATGGGCCTCAACAGTCCATCCAAGTGCTTTATCAATCAATTTATAAAACAAGGACAAATACCTACAAATCTAGCAGCCTCTGGCGGAGAGAGAGGGATTCGAACCCTCGGTACTATTACTAGTACACAGCATTTCCAGTGCTGCACAATCGGCCGCTCTGTCATCTCTCCATTACCAGTAAACAAGTGAGGTTTTCAGCCAATGGGTCAACACGAAAACTCTCGAAATAAAAGTAATTAATATCAACCAAAAAATCCGTAAAATTATACAGAATAGGAATCGATAAGTACAAAGATAGCGCACTTAAGTACATTGCAATCAATGGGTTTCTTTAGGTATCCATCGGCACCATAACTCATACATCTACTGGCCATACTTTCAACGGTATAGCCGCTAATACATAAAAATGGTATTTTTTTAAAAAATCCTGTGGTCGAAAACCTATTTAAAAAGTCGAATCCATCAAAATTTTCCATAATCATATCGCATACAACAATGTCTGGCATTTCATTACTGAGACTAACCAGACCATCTTCACCACTTTCGGCCTTGACGACTTCGAATCCACTAAGTCTGAGAAACTTAGTTTGCGTATCTAGAAAAATTTTATCATCGTCTATAAATAAAACTTTGCTACTCGATTTCATCAGATGATACGATCTGATTGTATACAGGAATACGAACCGTAAATGTGGAACCAACGTTTTCTGAGGTTTTTAACGTCACCGTGCCTTTATGTAATGCAACACATTGCCTTATCATAAACAATCCTATGCCTATACCAGATCTATTGCCAATATTTGAACACCTATGAAACAGGTCGAATAAATGCTTAACCTCGTTTTTCGGAATGCCAATACCCTGATCTACCACTTCTATGCTAAGAACCCCATCACTAACGTCAATGTGCAACTCAACTTTTTTGTCGTCTTCGGAATATTTTAACGCATTGCTCAGCAAATTGGAGGCTATATGATATATCAACGTAGGATCGAGCACAAGGTTATATTTCTCGCCCACATTGCTTATCATCACCACACGATTGTTATCAGATACATTATCCACATCCCTTATTACATCATGGAGTAAGGCCACGATATCGACCAGTTTGGCATGAAACTTTATCTGATTGCTCTGCATCTTCCCGAGCAACAAGATGTCATCCATCATCTTGGTCATTCGAAGGATACAGTCAGATATATTTTTTAAACTCTCGTCGACCTCCTGCCTATTCAACCGATCTCTAAAATTAGCAATCAAGTCAGAAGACGCTTTTATAGTAGCCATCGGCGTACGGAATTCATGAGATATCAACCCAACAAAAGCACCTTTTGTCATGTTTGATTCGCGCTCTCTACCAAGATTACACTTGAGATTAGCCACGACCACGCACTGATATACAATAACAACTATGGCCAGAAAAAATAAAAATAAACAAAGATCGAACATACTACGTACCAACGATATATGAAATTAGAGATATCACCTGCTGATGGTTATCAAGGATAATATCCATGCTTAAAATCTTTAACATTTTTTAATCAAACACCGAACCAATAATACTCCGCATATAATTCTACCAGTAGCGATCAATAACCAACTATCTATCTATCTCTGTTCCAAAATCTTGAGAATATTACTTTGATCAGAAATACGCTCGATATATTTTTGTGAAAATTCGTCAAGCAAAATTTTTGTGTTATCCGGGGCATTTTTATTCCAGAACGGCCCCTCCATTCTGTATATATGCTCAATATCGACATTTCTGTTCCAAATCGGGTAATAAAATACCATGGTTACGGCATTTTCTGGCCAATTCCGCGGAACGATGCCAGGACAAATGTTCTGTTTCTGAACTTTACAGTCAAAGGAAACCAAGGTATCGATGGGAAGAGTGCCGTAATTATCGAAATCTAAGAACCTATCAATCAGAAACAATGAGTGATTTTTTAGCTGTTGATATTGCTTTCCGCTGGCCATTACATGATCAAGCCACCCGGGTAAAAAACCGAGTTTTATAGCTAGCTTTGAAACAAAAAATTCATCGCATAACTCAAAATACACCGAATAGTCCGAGTCGTTTTTCGCTCTAAAATTATCCACGTAGGCTTTCAGAATCCCGGCGAAGCCGCTTGTCAAGGCATCCAGGTCATTAAATCCTTTATTAAAAGTCGCATCCACAGTAATGACAACGACATCCTGTGGCTTGATACCGTGATCCCTTGTTTTACTCAGCATAATTTTTGGGACCAATTTACCCACCGGTTCACTTGTTCCATCCTCATGGACAAAGTTTATGCGTATGTCATTGCAGATCAAAGTACTTCTCGCAGCTTCCAGTTTTCTGATCAAACTCTCCGGAGAGGATTTGCTGTCTAGTCCATCTATCTCTGTGGCCAACAAACAGGATCTGGGCAAATCAACTTTCAGGTTGCTCATGTCCTTGAGCGCGTTATATAATACGGGCAAAATTTTTTTTTCTAAATTTTCTAAAGAATCCATCGAATCCATTACGGGCCACCCAGCTAGGAACTAATCATACAAAAATTAGAAGCCCGGTCAAGACTTTGTCCAGGCAAGGCATGGGGCAGCCAGGGAACTAACATTTCCATTGTATTCCCTAGAATCATCACTGGTTTTGCTCACCGAAACGGCTCTCCTTGGTCGGGATGACTGGATTCGAACCAGCGACCTCTACGTCCCGAACGTAGCGCTCTACCAGACTAAGCTACATCCCGAAACCAAAACATTTGGTGCCCGGGGCGGGACTCGAACCCGCACGTCCTTACGGACAAAGGATTTTAAGTCCTCAGCGTCTACCATTCCGCCACCCGGGCAATGCGCCGTGAATGATGAAAATTCATCGGCACTTGCAAGAATTTTCACAAACAAGTTTCGAATGGCTAACGCTTCCTCTCGAGAAAAGATTTGACCAGCTCATGACATTCCTCTGCCATGACATTGCCACGCACCATCGGCCGATGATTAATTTTATCGATCAAACCGAGATCCACAGCACCACCGAGGCATCCCATTTTTTTATCACCGAGGCCAAAAATCACCTCGCCAATCCTGGACATCACCACCGCACCGGAACACATTGGGCAGGGTTCCTTTGTCACATAAAGCTTGGTTTCATTAAGGCGCCAATCACCTATCACTTTGGCTGCCTGCGTAATAGCCAACATCTCCGCATGGGCAGTCGGATCCACAAGCCTGCACACATTATTGTGAGCCGAAGCGATCACCTGACCATTGAGAACTATCACCGCACCTATCGGAATCTCGTCCTCCTGCCAGGCCTCTATGGCTTCGTTGTAAGCCAACGACATAAAGTACACATCGTCTTTTTTAAGCTGGGATAAAAATTTTTTCTTAAAAGGGCAGTTTTCCATCACAATAGCAACGCCCCGATCCAACCTAAAACTATGACCGGGATATTAAAATGTATGAACGCCGGAATCGTCGTATCCCAGATGTGATCATGCTGGCCATCGGCGGCAAGACCCGAAGTTGCACCCAGCATCGTGTCCGACACCGGAGCGCCGGCATCACCGGTAATGCTTGCGGCAGCAACTATTGTAATGGTCGCTAAGGGACTGAATCCCATTTTCATACATAACGGTACATAGATGCTCGCGATGATTGGAACGGTGGAAAATGAAGAGCCGATACCCATGGTTATGAGCAGCCCGATCATCAACATACCAAACGAAACAACGGCCTTTCCGCCGGTTGAGCCAGCTGCAAGCCAATTTACCAACTCACCGATATCTCCTGTGGTTCGAATGACAGCGCTATAACCAGCCGCAGCTATCATTATAAATGCCATCATTGCCATCATCTTAAACCCTTGTGTAACAACATTATCGGCATCAACCCAATGGACAACACCGCCCACCGAAAAGACCAAAAAGCCAACCAAGGCACTGGCAATGGTACTCCTCGTATATAGCTGGATAATCAATGAAACAACCATCGCAATGACCGATACCAGGACATTTTTCAATGAACCCTCTTTTTCATTGGGACTACATCGGCTATCGTTCTTTATGACGTTGTATTCACGTGGCTTACAATACATCAGCCAGGATGAAATCAGACCAACAATCATACCCAACATCGGGAAAACCATACCAAGCATAAGCTCTTTCATCGACACATCCAGACCGTTCAGGTTGAGGTTATGGAGCAAAATATTATTCAAAAAAATGTGTCCAACTCCATAGGGCACAATCATATAGGCCACAATCAACCCAAAAGTTATAACGCAGGCCACCAGGCGGCGATCGATTTTTAACATTGAAAACACACCAAGCAATGGAGGTATCAATATCGGTATAAAAGCAATATGGACCGGAATGACATTTTTTGATAGAATCGACATCAGGCCGATGGCCACCAGCATGACTACTTTGAATTTTGTGCGCTCGGCGTCTTTCGAAGAAGCATTTTTTGTTTTTACCGACAGAATTATTTTATCCGCCAGCATCACCGGAATCCCGGAGTGGGCCACCGCCGCGGCAAATGCGCCTAGCATGGCATAACTCAGGGCTATTTTTGCCCCATCGCCAAGGCCATTTGAAAAAATTTCCAGGGTCTTTTCAAAGCTGAATCCATCCACCATTCCGCCTATTAACGCACTGGCAGTCAAAGAAATAACGACATTCACCCGGGCCATGCTAAGAATCAGAACCAGCATAACCGATAGAATGACGGCATTTGTCAAAATCATCAGCTGGACAGGAAGATTTTTGGCCCAAAAGTCAACCAGTTCCTTGACTATTACCTATTATAATATGAACCTTATCCCGCGAATACTGTCACAACCACCCAGTCCGCCTAGCCGGGAAAGGATCGCCCTGGTCTCGAAACTCAACTCGCTGCGAATCACACTGTTATCAACTTTCACGATCAGCGTACCATCGGGTAAAATCCTAACCGGAGAACAACAGCTAAAATATTTATTCCCGATAATAAAAGCCCAGCTATCCACTAAATTGTTATTTATTGACCTATTAGCGTGCTTCATGAACTTGGCACAGACACGCTTAAGTGCATTATAGACCAAGACCTCCTCACGAAAAAATGCCTGGGACTGATCCGTCGGTAGACCACGAAAATCGGCGATCAGATTGTTAATTTTCCTAGAAAATTTCATAAAATCACTGAAAAAATTTTATGGCTTTTCTCAGCCTGGCCAGAACATTTTTTTTCCCAAGGACGGATAGCAATCTGTAAAAGCTTGGGCCAATGGACCTTCCAGAAACAGCAAACCTTACCGTATGGATATAGTCACCGGTTTTAACATAATGGGTCTTCGCCAACGAACCTATGAGCTCCTCCAAATTTTCCTTGTAATACTCCGTTGTGTTTACAATACCATCGATCACTTCGCTTATCCTCTTCTCCGGATTGAACTTAACTAACTTTTCCCTGTCCGCATCATTAAATTTATAGTCATCAGAAAAGAAATAATTCACAAAATTTGCCAGCTCTTCAAAGGAACGAACCTTCTCCTGACAAATGGACAAAACATCAAAAACATATTCTCTATCAGTGGCTTTCGTAACAATGCCCTGGTCGAGCAGTATCTGGGCCCCCAGATCGCAAAACTCCTCCACCGGCATGGCCCTTATGTACTCTGAATTTATATGGGCCAGTTTTTTTTCATCAAACCTGGCATTGTTTTTATTGACGTCCTCCAGCCGGAATATTTTTATAATTTCTTCAATCGGAAGGATTTCCAGGTCATTCTTTGGAGCCCAACCTAGCAGACATAGATAATTTCTGAGCGCCGCCGGGAGGAACCTTCTTTTCTCATAGTCTTCAACCAGCGCACCCGCATCGCGCTTACTCATCTTCCCCTGGCCATGCTCCTTCAGAATCAACGGGATATGGGCAAAATGCGGAACCTCAGCGCCAAAAGCTTTAAAAAGCTCAAGGTGCTTGCTTGTGTTGGACAGATGATCCTCGCCACGGATCACGTGGGTAATCCGCATGTCTATGTCATCGACGACGTTAACAAAATGGAAAACCGGTGATCCGTCGGACCTGAAGATAACAAAATCCCTATCTTCTTTGCGGGTCACAGGTCCACGAATCAGATCATTTATGACCTGCGGCTCGCCGGAGATTTTGAAATAAATCGCTCCATCCTTGGTATAGGCGCGGCCACTCAGCCTGAGCTTCTCAAGGTATTTTTTGTATATTTCCCCCCGTTGGCTCTGGAAATAGGGGCCAAACTTCTCCACCGCCAGCGGGCCTTCGTCCCAGTTCAATCCCAGCCACCGCAGTCCGCTAAATATAACATCTACAGCTTCTTGCGTATCTCTGTCCGCATCGGTATCTTCTATTCTCAGCACAAAAGTGCCACCTGTATGCCTGGCATACAACCAGTTAAAAAGCGCCGTCCTGGCACCACCTATGTGCAAAAACCCCGTCGGACTCGGGGCAAACCTAACACGTACACTTTCCATCGATATGCGGCCAGAGTATGTATCGATATCTGCT
This genomic window contains:
- a CDS encoding response regulator, with the translated sequence MKSSSKVLFIDDDKIFLDTQTKFLRLSGFEVVKAESGEDGLVSLSNEMPDIVVCDMIMENFDGFDFLNRFSTTGFFKKIPFLCISGYTVESMASRCMSYGADGYLKKPIDCNVLKCAIFVLIDSYSV
- a CDS encoding HAMP domain-containing histidine kinase, whose amino-acid sequence is MFDLCLFLFFLAIVVIVYQCVVVANLKCNLGRERESNMTKGAFVGLISHEFRTPMATIKASSDLIANFRDRLNRQEVDESLKNISDCILRMTKMMDDILLLGKMQSNQIKFHAKLVDIVALLHDVIRDVDNVSDNNRVVMISNVGEKYNLVLDPTLIYHIASNLLSNALKYSEDDKKVELHIDVSDGVLSIEVVDQGIGIPKNEVKHLFDLFHRCSNIGNRSGIGIGLFMIRQCVALHKGTVTLKTSENVGSTFTVRIPVYNQIVSSDEIE
- a CDS encoding DUF721 domain-containing protein is translated as MKFSRKINNLIADFRGLPTDQSQAFFREEVLVYNALKRVCAKFMKHANRSINNNLVDSWAFIIGNKYFSCCSPVRILPDGTLIVKVDNSVIRSELSFETRAILSRLGGLGGCDSIRGIRFIL
- a CDS encoding nucleoside deaminase encodes the protein MENCPFKKKFLSQLKKDDVYFMSLAYNEAIEAWQEDEIPIGAVIVLNGQVIASAHNNVCRLVDPTAHAEMLAITQAAKVIGDWRLNETKLYVTKEPCPMCSGAVVMSRIGEVIFGLGDKKMGCLGGAVDLGLIDKINHRPMVRGNVMAEECHELVKSFLERKR
- a CDS encoding glutamate--tRNA ligase; this encodes MESVRVRFAPSPTGFLHIGGARTALFNWLYARHTGGTFVLRIEDTDADRDTQEAVDVIFSGLRWLGLNWDEGPLAVEKFGPYFQSQRGEIYKKYLEKLRLSGRAYTKDGAIYFKISGEPQVINDLIRGPVTRKEDRDFVIFRSDGSPVFHFVNVVDDIDMRITHVIRGEDHLSNTSKHLELFKAFGAEVPHFAHIPLILKEHGQGKMSKRDAGALVEDYEKRRFLPAALRNYLCLLGWAPKNDLEILPIEEIIKIFRLEDVNKNNARFDEKKLAHINSEYIRAMPVEEFCDLGAQILLDQGIVTKATDREYVFDVLSICQEKVRSFEELANFVNYFFSDDYKFNDADREKLVKFNPEKRISEVIDGIVNTTEYYKENLEELIGSLAKTHYVKTGDYIHTVRFAVSGRSIGPSFYRLLSVLGKKNVLARLRKAIKFFQ